One segment of Onychomys torridus chromosome 3, mOncTor1.1, whole genome shotgun sequence DNA contains the following:
- the Gpr162 gene encoding probable G-protein coupled receptor 162, translated as MARGGLGAEEASLRSNALSWLACGLLALLANAWIILSISAKQQKHKPLELLLCFLAGTHILMAAVPLTTFAVVQLRRQASSDYDWNESICKVFVSTYYTLALATCFTVASLSYHRMWMVRWPVNYRLSNAKKQALHAVMGIWMVSFILSTLPSIGWHNNGERYYARGCQFIVSKIGLGFGVCFSLLLLGGIVMGLVCVAITFYQTLWARPRRARQARKAGGSVGAKVGGLGGLGTRPAFEVPAIVVEDTRGKRRSSLDGSESAKTSLQVTNLVSAIVFLYDSLTGVPILVVSFFSLKSDSAPPWMVLAVLWCSMAQTLLLPSFIWSCERYRADVRTVWEQCVAIMSEDDGDDDGACDDYTDGRVCKIRFDANGATGSGGRDPTQVKLLPGRHMLFPPLERVHYLQVPLSRRLSHDETNIFSTPGAPGSVLHKWSSSDDIRILPAQSRALGGPPEFLGQRHRLEDEEDEEEAEGGGLASLRQFLESGVLGSGGGPPRGPGFFREEITTFIDETPLPSPTASPGPSPRRPRPLGLSPRRLSLGSPDSRAVGLPLGLSAGRRCSLTGSEESSRAWGRPWGPGNPIFPQLTL; from the exons CCAATGCCTGGATCATCCTTAGCATCTCAGCCAAACAGCAGAAGCACAAACCGTTGGAGTTACTGCTCTGCTTCCTGGCGGGGACGCACATACTCATGGCGGCTGTACCCCTCACCACCTTTGCGGTGGTGCAGCTCCGGCGCCAGGCTTCCTCTGACTATGACTGGAACGAGAGCATCTGCAAGGTCTTTGTGTCCACCTACTACACGCTGGCCCTGGCCACCTGCTTCACAGTTGCCTCGCTCTCCTACCACCGCATGTGGATGGTGCGCTGGCCTGTCAACTACCGCCTGAGCAACGCCAAGAAGCAGGCGCTGCATGCCGTCATGGGCATCTGGATGGTCAGCTTCATCCTTTCTACTCTGCCCTCCATAGGCTGGCATAACAACGGCGAGCGCTACTATGCCCGAGGCTGCCAGTTCATAGTCTCCAAGATCGGCCTCGGCTTCGGAGTCTGCTTCAGTCTCTTGCTTCTTGGGGGCATTGTCATGGGGCTGGTCTGTGTGGCTATCACTTTCTATCAGACACTGTGGGCCCGGCCCCGGAGGGCTCGGCAGGCCCGGAAAGCTGGGGGCAGTGTGGGAGCCAAAGTGGGTGGGCTGGGGGGCTTGGGTACACGACCAGCTTTTGAGGTGCCGGCCATTGTGGTGGAGGATACTCGAGGGAAGCGGCGGTCCTCGTTGGATGGCTCCGAATCTGCCAAGACATCTTTGCAGGTCACCAACTTGGTCAGCGCTATCGTCTTTCTCTACGACTCACTCACAGGGGTGCCCATCTTG GTGGTGAGCTTCTTCTCCTTAAAGTCAGACTCAGCTCCGCCATGGATGGTGCTGGCCGTGCTGTGGTGCTCCATGGCACAGACTCTGCTCCTGCCCTCCTTCATCTGGTCCTGTGAGCGCTACCGTGCCGATGTGCGCACAGTGTGGGAGCAGTGTGTGGCTATCATGTCCGAGGATGATGGCGATGACG ATGGAGCCTGTGATGACTACACAGATGGCCGAGTGTGCAAAATTCGTTTTGATGCTAATGGGGCCACAGGGTCAGGGGGTCGGGACCCCACCCAGGTGAAACTGCTGCCTGGCCGTCACATGCTATTTCCGCCTCTTGAGAGAGTACACTATTTACAG GTCCCCCTGTCCCGCCGATTGTCCCACGATGAGACCAACATCTTTTCTACTCCTGGGGCACCGGGCTCCGTCCTGCACAAATGGTCATCGTCCGATGACATCCGGATCCTCCCAGCCCAGAGCCGAGCCCTTGGGGGCCCTCCTGAATTCCTGGGACAGAGACACAGgctggaggatgaagaggatgaggaagaggctgAAGGCGGGGGCTTAGCCAGCCTTCGCCAGTTCCTAGAAAGTGGGGTTCTGGGGTCAGGTGGGGGGCCCCCACGAGGTCCTGGTTTCTTCCGGGAGGAGATCACCACCTTCATCGATGAGACACCTCTGCCTTCTCCAACTGCCTCGCCAGGACCCTCTCCTCGTAGGCCCAGGCCACTGGGTCTTTCGCCTCGACGCCTCTCCCTTGGGTCTCCTGATAGCAGAGCTGTTGGGCTTCCTTTGGGGCTAAGTGCAGGGAGACGCTGTTCTCTGACAGGGAGTGAGGAGAGTTCAAGGGCTTGGGGAAGACCCTGGGGCCCAGGCAACCCCATCTTCCCCCAGCTGACCCTGTGA